The sequence AGGAAATCCAGGAACTCAAAGAGAACTGGCAGCGAGAGCGAGCTGATTTTTCCAATTTTCGAAAGCGCACGATGCAGGAGCGGGCTCGCGTCAGGGCTGAGGCCTCTGCCGCTTTTGCTCAGGATCTCTTCGAGCCTATGGACAATCTGGAGCGCACCCTGGCAGCGCCGGCCGAATCAGACGAAACGCGCAGTTTCAAGACTGGCGTGGAGATGATTCGCGTCAGTTTGTTGCAGGCCTTTGACCGTCAGAAGATACGGATGCTCCGTCCCGAAGGCCAGGCCTTTGATCCTTTCACAATGGAAGCGATTGCCTCACAGGACAGCGAAGAAGTCAGCGTCGACACGGTGGTGGAAGTCTACCAGCCTGGATATCAAATTGAGCAGGAAAATGGCGAACGGCAAACGCTGCGACCGGCGCGCGTCCGGGTGGCGCGCGCGCGTAACGCAGCGACCAATTCTGCTGGCGAAACCGCAAACTGAGGGTCGATAGGTGCAGACGAAACTATATTGGACTAAAGAAAGTGGAGCGCCGCCACGGCGGCCGAATACGGAAAAATTGGCATAGGAATTTCAAACAGCACAGGCATTGCGAGTAACAGCGGGGATAGTAAAATGGCAAAAGAGAAAATCATAGGAATTGATCTTGGAACTACCAACTCCTGCGTCGCCGTCATGGAAGGCGGGGAACCGGTGGTCATCCAGAATGCCGAGGGCGCGAGAACTACGCCGTCAATCGTTGGATTCGCGGCGGAGGATTCCAAGCTTGTGGGCCAGATTGCCAAAAACCAGGCAATCACCAACCCGGGCAACACGGTGAGGTCGATCAAGCGCTTCATGGGCAGACGCTTTTCCGAGGTGCAGGAGGAGCTGAAGCGCTCGTCCTACAAGATTGTGCGTTCCGGTCAGGACGGCATCAAGGTAGAAAGCGACTTCGGCGCTTACACTGCCCAAGAGGTCTCGGCGATCATTTTGCAAAAGATGAAGCAAACGGCTGAGGACTACCTGGGCCACAAGGTGACCCGGGCAGTGATTACAGTACCGGCCTACTTCAACGACGAACAGCGCCAGGCAACCAAAGACGCCGGGCGCATCGCCGGGCTGGAAGTCGAGCGAATCATCAACGAGCCTACGGCTGCAGCGCTGGCTTACGGACTGGACCGCAAGAACAAGAACATGAAGATTGCTGTCTACGACCTCGGCGGCGGCACTTTTGATGTAAGCATTCTGGAGCTGGGCGACGGCGTATTCGAGGTCAAGTCTACCAATGGCGATACGCATCTTGGCGGCGATGACTTTGACGAGGCAATCATTGATTGGATGACCGCGGAATTTAAGCGCGAGTCCGGCATCGATATCAGCAAAGATCGCATGGCTTTGCAACGACTCAAGGAGGCGGCAGAAAAGGCGAAGATTGAATTGTCCGGGACGATGCAAGCTCAAATCAATATACCTTTCATCACTGCCGAGAATGGGGTGCCCAAGCACCTGACCATGACGCTTACGCGATCAAAGTTCGATCAGCTCACCCAATCCCTGGTGGATCGGACGCGCACGCCCTGCGAAAATGCGCTGCGCGACGCCAGTCTGAAGCCGGCCGAGATCGACGAGGTTATTCTGGTGGGAGGATCAACGCGCATCCCGGCAGTTCAGGAACTGGTTAAGAAGATCTTTGCACGCGAACCGAATCGCTCGGTCAACCCGGATGAAGTCGTTGCAGTGGGTGCAGCAATCCAGGGCGGAGTGCTGGGCGGCGAGGTAACCGACGTTCTCCTGCTTGATGTGACGCCGCTTTCGCTGGGGATTGAAACCCTTGGCGGGGTCTTTACCAAGCTCATCGAACGTAATACCACGATACCGACGCGCAAGTCGCAGGTGTTTTCCACAGCCGCGGACAATCAAACGGCGGTATCAGTACATGTAATGCAGGGAGAGCGCGAAATGGCGCGCGACAACCGCACTCTGGCCCGCTTCGACTTGCTGGGAATCCCGCCGGCGCCGCGCGGCATCCCCCAGATTGAAGTGGCCTTCGATATCGATGCCAACGGCATCGTCCATGTTTCGGCAAAGGATCTGGGCACCGGCAAGGAACAGAAGATCCGTATCGAAACAACCAGCGGTCTCTCCGAGGAAGAAATTCAGCGCATGGTGAAGGACGCTGAAGCCAACGAATCGCGCGATAAGGAGCTGCGCGAATCCGCGGAAGCGCGTAACGAAGCCGATAGCCTTGCCTATTCGCTGGAAAAGTCGCTGCACGAAGCGGGCGATAAAGTCGCCGCGGCCGATCGCCAGAAGGCCGAGGAATTGATCAAGCGCACGCGAGATGCTCTGGATTCCAACGATCCTGCGCAGATCAAAGCGGCTCGCGATGAGATTCAAAGGGAGGCCATGGAACTTGGCCAGCGCATCTATGCGGCCGCAGCGCAAGGACAGGGAGCCGGGGCCGCCGGTCATGACGGAAATGGGCAAGGCGGCGGACCAAACGCAGAGAACGCTGCAGAAGGCGAGAAAGTCGTCGATGCCGATTACACGGTCGTGGACGAGGAAAAGAAGTAAGTTTGTCTTAAGTGTCCCGTCGGCTTTGGCCGGCGGGGCGCCGGTGGAGCAAGAAATCTATGGCCGAACGCGATTACTATGAGGTGCTTGGTGTGGGCCGGCAGGCTTCAAAGGAAGAAGTCAAAAAGGCTTACAGACAATTGGCAATCAAGTACCATCCGGACAAGAATCGCGGTAACAAGGAAGCTGAAGAGAAATTCAAAGAAGCTACGGAAGCTTATGAAGTTCTCTCCGACGACGAAAAGCGCCGGGTCTACGATCAGTACGGCAAGGCGGGTCTGGGCGGCGCAGGCGGACCGGGCGGATTTGGCTACAAGGCCTATACCGATTTCTCCGATATCTTTGGCGATATTGGCGACATTTTCAGCGAGTTTTTTGGCGGCGGCGGCGGCTTTGCCGGCGGTCGCCGCGGCGGCGCACGGCGCGGCGCGGACTTGCGCTACAATCTGGAAATCAGCCTGGAAGATGCGGCCATCGGCAAAGAAGCGCGCATCGAGATTCCGCGGCTGGAAGGCTGCGAGGAGTGCGGCGGCAGCG comes from Leptospirales bacterium and encodes:
- a CDS encoding nucleotide exchange factor GrpE, with protein sequence MAESEQSSDQNVPPGVEVAAGDGFPEQRQQGQQGDAEQASGADAGLLSRLAAAEQEIQELKENWQRERADFSNFRKRTMQERARVRAEASAAFAQDLFEPMDNLERTLAAPAESDETRSFKTGVEMIRVSLLQAFDRQKIRMLRPEGQAFDPFTMEAIASQDSEEVSVDTVVEVYQPGYQIEQENGERQTLRPARVRVARARNAATNSAGETAN
- the dnaK gene encoding molecular chaperone DnaK; protein product: MAKEKIIGIDLGTTNSCVAVMEGGEPVVIQNAEGARTTPSIVGFAAEDSKLVGQIAKNQAITNPGNTVRSIKRFMGRRFSEVQEELKRSSYKIVRSGQDGIKVESDFGAYTAQEVSAIILQKMKQTAEDYLGHKVTRAVITVPAYFNDEQRQATKDAGRIAGLEVERIINEPTAAALAYGLDRKNKNMKIAVYDLGGGTFDVSILELGDGVFEVKSTNGDTHLGGDDFDEAIIDWMTAEFKRESGIDISKDRMALQRLKEAAEKAKIELSGTMQAQINIPFITAENGVPKHLTMTLTRSKFDQLTQSLVDRTRTPCENALRDASLKPAEIDEVILVGGSTRIPAVQELVKKIFAREPNRSVNPDEVVAVGAAIQGGVLGGEVTDVLLLDVTPLSLGIETLGGVFTKLIERNTTIPTRKSQVFSTAADNQTAVSVHVMQGEREMARDNRTLARFDLLGIPPAPRGIPQIEVAFDIDANGIVHVSAKDLGTGKEQKIRIETTSGLSEEEIQRMVKDAEANESRDKELRESAEARNEADSLAYSLEKSLHEAGDKVAAADRQKAEELIKRTRDALDSNDPAQIKAARDEIQREAMELGQRIYAAAAQGQGAGAAGHDGNGQGGGPNAENAAEGEKVVDADYTVVDEEKK